In the genome of Solanum stenotomum isolate F172 unplaced genomic scaffold, ASM1918654v1 scaffold567, whole genome shotgun sequence, the window ATCCTCTGTTTCTTCAGATCTCTCAAGAAGATCTCTCAGAACCAGCTCCTATGGTGGTCCTGCTTGGGAGAAGAGGATTAAAGCTTCAGCTAAAGTAAGGTCACGTAATGGTATTTCTGTATTGGTTACTGGTGCTGCTGGCTTTGTAGGAACTCATGTTTCGGTTGCTCTTAAACGCCGTGGCGATGGCGTATTGGGTTTGGATAATTTCAATGATTATTATGACCCTTCGCTCAAAAGAGCGCGACAAGCGCTCTTAGAGCGAACAGGGGTGTATGTTGTTGAGGGTGATATCAATGATGCCACCCTCTTGAAGAAACTTTTTGATATTGTTCCATTTACTCATGTAATGCATTTAGCTGCACAAGCAGGTGTACGTTATGCCATGGAAAATCCTGGATCATATGTGCATAGTAATATTGCTGGTCTTGTTAATGTTCTTGAAATTTGCAAAAGTGTTAATCCTCAACCTGCTATTGTGTGGGCTTCATCTAGTTCTGTATATGGATTGAATACTAAGGTACCCTTTTCAGAGAAGGATAGAACAGATCAGCCTGCTAGTCTTTATGCTGCAACTAAAAAGGCTGGTGAGGAAATTGCTCATACATATAATCATATATATGGGCTTTCATTAACTGGATTGAGATTTTTCACCGTTTACGGACCGTGGGGTAGGCCAGACATGGCTTACTTCTTTTTCACAAGGGATATCTTGAAGGGAAAATCGATTCCTATATTCGAGGCTGCTAATCATGGCACGGTAGCTAGGGATTTTACCTACATTGATGATATAGTGAAGGGATGTTTGGCAGCATTGGATACTGCTGAGAAGAGCACTGGAAGTGGCGGGAAGAAGAAAGGCGCTGCTCAACTGCGGGTGTTCAATTTAGGCAACACATCTCCTGTGCCAGTTTCAGATCTTGTCAGCATTTTGGAGAGGTTGCTAAAGGTTAAGGCCAAGAGATTGGTGATGAAGTTGCCAAGGAATGGAGATGTGCCATTTACTCATGCCAATATAAGTTCAGCCCACAAGGAGCTTGGATATAAGCCTACGACGGATCTACAGACGGGATTGAAGAAATTTGTTCGATGGTATCTCAATTACTATGGTAATGGAAAGAAGAGTGCCCAGTGATACATTCTTTGAATTGTGCGGTAGGACCATTCAATTCTTGTTCATTTTGATTCTATGATTGTTTTTTAACACATATTCGATCGATTGCCCCACTTTCTTGCTTTCTAAATCTTGATGATGCTATATATGGAGCACATCAGATCCCTCTGATGATGAAGTTTTGTGCTGGGCAATTTGATCTGTGTCAAATGGAACCTGAAACCAACTTTTATTACTTTTGGAATGCAATTGTTGTAGTTTGTTCAATTTAGGATTCACGACTGATAGACCACTGCTGATTGATGGACAGCGGATGTATCATCTTTATTAAGTTCTAATAAGAGTAGCACATGATAGTTCCACATTTGATTTCTTGCATAGATTTGTTTGGTTAGGACATTTCTGAGATCATCCTTTTACATGAATGTTGAGGTTGTATATTTCTTATTTTGGCGGTTAAACAAGATTCTGTACTTTGTGATTCAGTATTTTGTGGTTTATTACTGGAAGTTGATTATTTAGATTTGTTATAATAGATTATTTCCGTTGTTCTTTTCCCtgtttgttatttctttatgaTTGAAAGAAAGGCAAGGAATAAGAAGCACCGTTAGAAACTGACAGTTAAGAAGCCTGAAGAGAACCCCACAATGCTCCAGCTCCTCTAGGTTCTATGTTTCCTTTCCTTGAGTATGTGAGATGCTAGCGTTTAACCAGAAAACTAGTTAGTATAGGATCAAGGAGACATACTTTGCCTTTCATCTTCTTCTACCTTTACATTTTATGTCTGCAAGCTAAGAATGATTCCTCCCTTCTGGAGACAGTCTTCAGAAGTAAAATGCAAACACTAACATCAAGAAGTGTGCTATATCAATGAACAACTAGGTcttttttggaaattatgttGATACTGTGATGGCTCATACAAATTATCTGGTCCATCTTTACCTTCCGATTTAGAAGTGAATTTATTGTGTAAATGCCCATTTCATTGACTATTTGGGTAGTTACAGCACTAATTCAGTTTGAAGAAATAGCATTACTATTGAATGGTTCTGAATGTGCTTCTCTTAGAATTACTAGCTGCTGAGACTAATCCTATTTAGATATTATCAACTTGAGTTTTAGAAAGTTGCACTTCTGGTTTATGTGACGGGATGGATCAAGATGCTGATGCAGTAATGTAAATTTCTGATCTTTCATCTGTCAAATATAAAATGAGAATTTCCGAATTGGGCACTGAGGTGTGAAAGCTTGAGTGCTCATTTACCTCCTCAATAAGTGGGAACTAAAATAGGATAGCTAAATTTCTGGCCCTTTCATGAGGTTTATGTTGTATTAGAATTCATCTGAACTTGGTTTTGATCcatttcatttcattagatATCTAAGGTTGAACACTATAGTGGAAGCTATCCCCATATTTCATTCTGTTTCTAAGCATATGTACAAACAATTGGGAGTTGCGATCCTCTTGGAGCCCGTGTCAAGAGCTTTTCTTggatttcattttctttccattttaaACATTTGAAAATAACTTAGCATTTTTGGCGCCTGTAGCAATGTACAGAAAAGTTTGTGCATCTTTCACATTGTCATTGTTCTTGATATTCAGTTTGTGGATCATGTCTAATTGCATGAGTTCTCGTTTAGCAGCCTGAATATTAGGAAAAGTATATCATAAACTGGAGTATCTTGTTTTCAGTCTGAGAAGTTTATTAGTTAAAATGAACTTCGACCAAAAGACTTTATACTGGTGGTTTCTGTTTCCACTAGTAGGATGAAATTTTGACAGTTACGAGGACAAAGCGTTTGCATTCTTATCTATTTGATTGATGCAGCTTGCCATTCCTGTTCATTTTATCCCCTTGATTGATTTAGCTTGCTTTGGGGTATTGTTAGCAAGATGTTATTGTATGATTGCCTCTGTATTCTAAAAACGAGTTCGAGTTGGGTGTTTGGACAGTATTTGATGCAAGGTTAATATGAAATGATTAAAGTTGTTCAAGGAATTCCCAGAATTGCTTTGAAGTTATTTATGGACATATCCTtcagtttgaaaaaaaaaaaaaaaggtgaaggTTGTGACAGTTATCTTAATATTTCACCAATACCAGTATTTGGGAAtattgaaattcagcatcttaaataGGGACTCATGCATTCACTGGTTGCAGATCAATCAGGAACAATTATTAGCTTGTAGGATGCTTTTGCCAgtattcttttctttgattgaaaggatTATTTTCTGCTATCTTCCATCACAATGTTTATTTACAAGCATTTGAATAATCTGCCTGTATTCTGAACCCTTCACCTTGAATATAAAAACCTCATTTCAACCTGACATGAAGTGGGAGTTCATTTTTGTGGTTACTAGATTTCACTACATTATAGGGGAAAATACACAAGATCATGAATCCAATCACAATAAATGTTTTAAGACACCACAGGGTGCCACTACTCCCTTATTCCTCCTGGTAAGTGTAGTGCAAAGGGAGTAAGAAGAAAAACAGATGTTAAGGTGGGAGAGGAAGAGtgaaaaaatgacatatattcTATAATGACAGAGGTTTTCTATCTGGCCATGACTCCAATTGTTGGAAGTACTTCACTGGCACCACACCATCAATACCCTCTGTCAAGATAACTCTGTTTTCAGAGATATAAAGCTTCATCCCATCTGAAGCAATGCAAGAAAACTGTGAGAAACAGCAAAAAAGTaggattttcaaatattcatgACTTTAGCACACATATCAACTTTTGAATATACTTTATTTTGTGATTAGTGTTTGAATCTAAATAAAGAACATAGAAATAAGCTAAGACTTCACTTTGAGAAAAGAATATTCTTTCTTGATAACTTACTTTTTGAAAACCTATTATAAGCTACAATATGTTTGATCGCCAACTTATACTTTAATTCATTCTATTTTATTGGAATTTTGATAATACTTTGGAGAAACTCGACAAATCAAAACGAATTACCTTCCAAAGCTTTTCTCATATCAAGAAAGATGAGGACATTAACATCTCGCCTCATTCCTATTCAACAACAAAGAATATTTAGTCACCCAAGCAAACCAAGACTTCAGGTAAATTGGCTAAAGGCTGCTGATAGAGGAAGATACTGAAGGTCAAAGATGAACAACCCATAAGTTTACACATGGAGATCAGAAAGCCCAATATCTAAGGGGAATGATTCTTAAAAGTACCATGTCAGGATTCTACTAGATCAACAACTGTATCTTTGATGATCCAGTTGAGAAAATTTGTGTGGAACATGTATTATACGTGCCATGAGAAAAACATTCAGAGTCGATGGATTTATGACAGTAGTGTAAATAGTAAAAATGGGCAATAGATTTAAGATCCTGTAAGGTATCTTACCACTAATTACTTCGCCGTCTGTTGGCAAGCCACATGAGAAATGAACATGTAACCTTTTCATGCGTTTGAGCCCATGCTCCAAAATTGATTCCAAATACTTCTTGTAAGTGCCATGTACACAAACTGCACATTGCCACAGATGAAAACCACAACTTCAAATATGgagaaagaaattttttaaggACACAGGGAGACATTGATGCAAAAATTGTTCTTCAGCACCAGACAAGGAACTGATCTCATTTTATATACATAACTATCTATTGAGGTCAAGACAGTTATTAACGCTAATACTCAGCTTTTAGTACATTATcctgaaatgaaatttattttttgtagttgTTATTGCATTGTAAAAAGGCACGATCTTTTCAGGATAACTGTCACCAATTTGAGATTGTCATATAAGTTGGGGTCGAAGGAAGATCTAATATCATTCTTTCAGCCCAAATCTGTGATATTTTGCAAGTCTATTTCAAGGAAAAATATCAATTGTAatattttcataacattgttAAGTCACTAAAAGTTTTAACTATATTCACAGTCCTAACTAACTGTGTTGAATTTTGTTCTAAAAATCACAGATAGAGGAAATAAATTTTACACTAATCTGAAAATCAAAGATAGAGGGAATAAATTTTACACTAATGAGACACAAGAATCAACAACTTGCTACTAGCATTCAGTTCAAATATGTTTCTTCTCTCAAAGTTAATCTTGAAAGATACTACTTATCAAGGATTTGAGGTGGCTAGAACGACAGTAATCTtaggagaagaaaaatcaagagcATTGGATAAAGAGAGGAACTATCATCTGGGAATGGATAGATATAGCcatttccttaaaaaaatataatatcacGATTAAAACAAAATAGCCTCTTTGCCAATTCCCTGTAGATTTGTATTGCTTCATGTGACTCTCAACAAAAAAACTCAACCCCAAAGCATCATCTCTTAGCAGGGCAGATTTCAAAAACGCCTTTTATATTTAGTTAAAGTTCCCCAAAATGTTTATGAAGCTTTTTAGGTATTCACTTTCAATACTCGGGCCATGACCAAAcatgttttccttttctttttctctttgccTTTTTCGGATCCTGTTACCCTATCAACCACATGTTGCTGAACAGGATGCTTAAAATGTATAGAACAGTTTACATCATAGCTCAGACGGACTCAAAATTAGAGTAATTTTTCATTACTCCAACGATTAGCGTTTATAAGTTATTAAATGCACAAAATTATCTTACCTGGAACTTCATCAGCTGAAAGGATCGGTTTCAATAAGCTTTCAGTTTCAAC includes:
- the LOC125852801 gene encoding UDP-glucuronate 4-epimerase 2 — encoded protein: MMHIDNIPSTPGKFKMEKSPYNRLRMHFSLAKLTFWSFVFLGLIFVFFYRSPASSSSVSSDLSRRSLRTSSYGGPAWEKRIKASAKVRSRNGISVLVTGAAGFVGTHVSVALKRRGDGVLGLDNFNDYYDPSLKRARQALLERTGVYVVEGDINDATLLKKLFDIVPFTHVMHLAAQAGVRYAMENPGSYVHSNIAGLVNVLEICKSVNPQPAIVWASSSSVYGLNTKVPFSEKDRTDQPASLYAATKKAGEEIAHTYNHIYGLSLTGLRFFTVYGPWGRPDMAYFFFTRDILKGKSIPIFEAANHGTVARDFTYIDDIVKGCLAALDTAEKSTGSGGKKKGAAQLRVFNLGNTSPVPVSDLVSILERLLKVKAKRLVMKLPRNGDVPFTHANISSAHKELGYKPTTDLQTGLKKFVRWYLNYYGNGKKSAQ